From Pseudochaenichthys georgianus chromosome 15, fPseGeo1.2, whole genome shotgun sequence:
GGGTATTGAAAGTGACCAAAAACATGTCAACTGTCTCATGTGTCTATTCGGTCAGTTTCCATTAAACCAATGTTATGTGAATCCAAAAGTAGATTCAACAGTGTGTTATACGtttaaaatgaaaacatgtGAGTATTTACCGTGTATGACTCCACCAGCACGGTGGTCTCCAGCGCCAGCTTCTGCTCCTGCTCGATGTTGTAGCCGACGTAGCACAGCTTCTCCTTCATCATCCTCACCGTCTCAAAGTCTGCAGAGTGGTTGAAGGCATAGCCCCTCAGCAGCAACAACTGCACCCGGAGAGGGAGAGGGTAACGGGAGAGGAGAAGCAGAACGGTCAGAAATAGGGCGGCAAGATTAGAACAAAATAACAGCGATGATTTCTGACTGATATCGATACGATTAACGATGTCGGAGAGATTGGTCATTCATGTAGATTTCTTTAGAAAGGCATATGAAAAGGATCCGTGTGAGATGCAGTGATTTGGATATTGCACTTCTCAATCTGCAGCGCAGCTTTAGGCAGGAAGCAAGTCTTTTAAATGTCTATCTTTAATTAAACCTCGAACTAGATTTTCTCAGAATAGAAACCCTGTCACTTCCTATTTTCGAAGAAGATGATGTCAGTTCCCCCTTCGTAAAGTGAAATTATGGTGCGGCGCTTCTGTGTCTTATTAATACCTAGAACCACCGTCTTTCCACAATCCACATTGTTGTATTCATTTACAGTACACAACATCTAGGCTAActtatttgtttttgttgtgttttttgctACTTTGACTCAAAAGAGACCGTCATGGCTGCCTCTATACCTTGATGAGGTAGCGGGTGATGTCCCGGCCTGCGATGTCCAGACGTCTCGTCAGATGGGGGAGGCTGAAGCCCTCGTACACGGGACAGATGTGAGTCACGCCGTCTCCCGAGTCCACCACCACACCGGTCAGAAGGCctgagagaaacacacacacacacttcataatCTACAACCTTACCGAGCTAGGTGTGTCCGAGTTTTATCCAGTGTGTGTTTTTGGCTACTGATTGTTAGCCGTGTTACGTGTATGTAGGGTCAACACACGAAACATGTAGAGATAACACATTGAATGTAACAATTACCCCTAATAACAGCTCACTGGTTGGCATTACCCTCAGAGATAAATGGTACGTGTGGAAACAGGCTGAGTTTCACTGTCGGTGCAAATAGTTCCAAAGTTCATCTGATCCGGCCTGAAGCAACACAGGCGAGCTTTAAGCCATCTGAACACTTTAGATGATATCAGAATAtcgtgtgtgtgtcactggaaCATTATAAAGTGATGTTAATGTGACTGTCTAGACTTTCTGGCAGAGAGAATAACATATCTGGTAACCAAGTGTTCTCATAAAACAAATCTTTGCACAAACTATTTGACAAAGGTGTGGTAGTTCAATATTACCACACGGGAATATTTCCACAGTTAAAATGAAAAGCATATTGTCTCTGGGCTGCTGAACTAATAATGATTTACCAGGTACAGTCTGAGGTCAGGGGAAATCCAATGTGTTAGTGAGGGGTTTGTTGGAGTAGAACACCTGCAACACATCTGTAACATGGAAAGTGATTCAGTTTGCATGTGTCTTCCTACCTTGGGCATAGAGTGTCAGCACCGCCTGAATAGCAATGTAGACTCCTGAGAACTGGTAGGTCTCGAACATCACCTGGAGGAGAAGTCATCAAAAGTGTAAGTACAATTGTTTGTAAAGGAAAACAAAGACATTTAGTATATGAGGTAACAAAAAAGCTCTCAAATGTATAATGTAACTACATTGAATAAGTGTTTTAGAGTTAGAGAATATATGGCATTAACCAGCTGTGATAGAGCAGAACAACATCTTCTGACGGAGGAAGACATGCAAAGCTTAAATTCTTATTATCTTCTTCCCTTCGACACAACCTTAAAAAAATAAGCCGCACCAAAAACGCTAAATCAAACGTCAAAATACCTCaatgattgtttttatttatttttctttctttgacgtcatttatttatttatactttttattaTTGTATGGCATGTGTGGAGAATGTGTTCTATGTTTGGGATAAGTGGAAAAGAAGCTGGTACAAATTGGGATCATGCTCCTTCTTGATTGTGTCACTCTGTGAAAATTcaataaatgtattaaaaaaatgaaaaagaataCCTCAATGATTTTTTCCCGGTTCTTGGTGGGGTTCATGGGGGGCTCGGTCAGCAGGATCTTGCAGTTGCGGGACTCGACGTTGAGCTTCTCCGGGCCGAAGGTGTAGTCCCACAGGTGCTTCATGTCGTCCCAGTTCCTGACGATGCCGTTGTCCATGGGGTAGTTGACCTCCAGCATGGAGCGCAGCTCGCTGGCCTCGTCCCCCACCATCAGGTCCTGCAGGGGGAGGGCAGAGGTCAACCAGGAGTTATTTTACAGTCGAGTTTCCTACTTCTGAAAGCCAGCTCGGATCATTCAGGGTCACTGGGAGTAAGAATGAGCACTGAGTATTGGTCAAGAGCAATACAATCAGGAATGTGTTCCCCATGGCCAGCTGGTCTCATAAAATCACAGAAACTGGATCATCAAGCAGAGTCATGTGTCCGATGACGACAGCTTTATTAATGCCTTCTCAAAAGGAGCTTTTTagctttaaaactcagttaCCCAGCATGCACAACAAGCCATCATTTTCCATGCAACTGGAAACACTCCAGCTACAGTAAACCACTTGTTATAGAACCATTCAACGAGATGCATGCAAGGCAGCCTGGCAATGTAAACATGGGCTGGGTTAGCGCTCAGTGTTAGTGCTCAGTGTTAGCCACACAGTCAAGCAGCCCACGTTCCACTTGGAGACATCAAAAGCCTCGTGAAGGCAGCCATTTTATGGGTTCATCCTGTGTGCTTTGGCATTAACAAAGTACCAGTCAAAGGCTCTGCCTCCATGTGGCCTCGCTTTCTTTTTTAAGTCAAAAGAAAAACAGATGTGCTTCCGTCTTTAACCTCCAGCTGTCTGCCATGCACACTTCTTCCCCCACACTTCCTCTGAACTAGTAAAGGTGAAACAGCCGCAGATACTAAAGTAAATGTAGTCAAATAGACATTCCTTGTGTAAAATATGTTTTCACAGGGAGGTAAACATATCTATAGTGCATATAAGTACACAACATTTATCATTTAACACCAATCGTTCTAGCTGCAGCtgacatttcatttttttttggtgCTGAAAACTGTATTTATTTCAGTCCTTAAATAGCAGCAGGATGGGGGTGGGGGGTGGAGCTGTCAGCAGATCAGAGACTCTGAAAATGGAACCGGTCCAAAATCTCTTTTAGCAGTCCATCGATAACAGCTGGCTTATGATTCATCAGCCTTTGCTGCAACACTTCCCTCCAGGAGAGACGAGTGCATTAATGTGAGGGCTGTACATCTATCAGACCCTCTGCCACTCATCTGGCAAACGCTCAAACTCAACGCAAACTAGTTGGGTTGGGAAATAATCGAATCATTGTGTGAGTGAAAAACTGGACCAAAGAACAACACAACTCTCCAGAGCAGGCAAGAGGAGGCACACACCGAGCTGAACTTACCATCTTATGGGCTTTCTACTTCCTCGTAGGGGAACAAAacatggaggaagaggaaggcagatttataaaaagaaatgaataaacAAAATAATTGGGAAAGAACAGGAAAAAGAGATCGTGCGGCTAAAGGAATGGGAAATTGGCCCTGTGCTGCTTAATCAACTGGGCTTTACCCCGAAATAGCCTTCACTCCGTTGTGTAGCAGTTGTCAGAACTAAATGGGACTCAATATAAAGATACTTTAGAGTGGAAGTAGACAGTCTGACTTTGTGATTCCATATCCTGTTGTTCCAGTGCTTTCCTGACCCGGGTTCGTCCTTGAAATCAAGACTTTCTGgttaaattaaacaatacaCTTTCAAGGCCACACCAGTTTGTACCTTGATCTCAATGTTCCCAACTTTGGCTGTGGAGCGGATGATGGGCCTCCCAACGAGCGCAGGGAAGATGTGCTCCGGGAAGTTGGAGCCTGCAAAGCCGCACTTGACAAACTGAAAGGAGAGACATGAGAGGAAGTCATGTGAGGACATTCATTTAAGTACTGAAGAGATAAACTGTGCAAGACAACGGCACAGCCATCCTGCTGATAACAGGGGCTTAATTAGCATTTGGACAAAGATCGTAAAAAAAACGCCAGCCCTGCAATTACAACAGAACCTTTAGCTACTCGGGGGAGATAAGTCTGAACATTAGGGCCAGTGCTTTAGACTCATGGTGGAAATCCATAACTGTATTTTTTAAGGTTCATCTACGGATTTTAATTTGATCTTTCAATGACCATATTTTGTAGTTAATTTATAAATataggatgttgggatgagagATACTGGCAGAACATGTTCCATAAGTAATAAAGTATGATGTTACATCTACAACATTAATATAAGAGTAAATTATCAGACGATATACAGCCACAGAGACACTTCTGTGTACATGAAGGCCATGCAGGTAACTCAGAACAGTTACATCAGAGAGGCGTATCATTGAACTGTAGAACCAGGAAGAGATAGCCACagccacacagccacacacacacacacacagccccacacacacacacacacacacacacacacacacacacacacacacacacacacacacacacacacacacacacacacacacacacacacacacacacacacacacacacacacacacacaccacacacacacacacacacacacacacacacacacacacaacacacaccacacacacacacacacacacacacacacacacacacacacacacacacacactaagagagTAGTTAAGACACTTTGTTTTTGCAgattaaaatatgtatataattGTTAACATAGTTCCTTAGGCCTAGCGGATTTTCCCAAATGCAAGTTTCACACATTCTTCCTCTGCAATGTAATAATGGTAAAAGTATTTATGTTATTGCAACATCACTGCATCTACTGTCTTTATATTATGTGTGTATCCTCAAACAGAACATCAAGAAGAAAGATGTTACTAAAGACTTTTCCCCAAACAACTGCCGGTGTTTAAAGAGTTAATCCAAAGAACATCCACCAACGTATTTATCTTATTACGGTTCACTTCTAGACGTACACTCAGTTTGGGAACTTGGGAAGGAATTTGGTTTAAGGAACTAACAAGTGAAATAAACTGATTCTCTCAGTAAAGTAAACAAAATCAGCTGGTGTATGATAGCTCGTCTTATTTCACGGTGAGTTTTAGCGGACAATTGTTAAATGAAGCTGAACAACTCAGAGTTGTTCAGCAGCTGCAGATTCAACAGGGTACTATGATGTTTGATGGCGAGCAACGGTGCTCTACAAATGTGTTGCCGTGTGGCTGTGGTTCTGACTCGTTTCACGTCCTCTTGACTTCTTAGTTTAACTCAGACACAGGGCAGGTTTTTCTAGCTTTGCATAATGCTCCTGAAAAAGCGTATTAGTCAGTTACAAGCTGAGCGAACATCCTCTCTGACTGCTGCTGACACCGAAGAAAGGAAGTCTCGAGCACTGAAAGAAGCAGTGTTACCTGTGTGCAATGATTCATTCCTGCACATTAACAGGTCAGCAAAgagtattttagaaactgctcgtTCTGTTAA
This genomic window contains:
- the LOC117459347 gene encoding actin-related protein 2-B-like, yielding MDSQGRKVVVCDNGTGFVKCGFAGSNFPEHIFPALVGRPIIRSTAKVGNIEIKDLMVGDEASELRSMLEVNYPMDNGIVRNWDDMKHLWDYTFGPEKLNVESRNCKILLTEPPMNPTKNREKIIEVMFETYQFSGVYIAIQAVLTLYAQGLLTGVVVDSGDGVTHICPVYEGFSLPHLTRRLDIAGRDITRYLIKLLLLRGYAFNHSADFETVRMMKEKLCYVGYNIEQEQKLALETTVLVESYTLPDGRLIKVGGERFEAPEALFQPHLINVEGVGVAELLFNTIHAADIDTRSEFYKHIVLSGGSTMYPGLPSRLERELKQLYLERVLKGDVDKLSKFKIRIEDPPRRKHMVFLGGAVLADIMKDKDNFWLTREEYEEKGVRVLEKLGVTVR